A genomic stretch from Bacteroidota bacterium includes:
- a CDS encoding SPOR domain-containing protein has translation MRSIAKYYSNTARPPAMLPARYTAFALIMTLSACAVAQPEYGYTAQFERGAVRGFQIQVFSTQDQHAADAWVEDANAWWESLAETQQRALFGVAYLPIEVKKQSPNYKIRIGHFRSREEARVVLEKLAPQFPAAFIVPDMRVSG, from the coding sequence TTGAGATCGATAGCTAAGTACTACAGCAACACCGCGCGTCCCCCCGCCATGTTGCCGGCGCGCTATACAGCCTTTGCGCTCATCATGACCCTTTCTGCCTGTGCCGTTGCACAACCGGAATATGGGTACACTGCACAATTTGAGCGAGGTGCCGTCCGCGGCTTCCAAATTCAGGTATTCTCTACGCAGGATCAGCATGCCGCAGATGCTTGGGTGGAAGATGCCAATGCCTGGTGGGAAAGCCTTGCTGAAACTCAACAACGCGCGTTGTTTGGGGTGGCCTATTTACCGATTGAAGTCAAAAAACAATCCCCCAACTACAAAATCAGGATAGGCCATTTTCGCTCCCGGGAAGAAGCACGCGTAGTGCTCGAAAAACTGGCCCCCCAATTCCCTGCAGCATTCATCGTGCCCGACATGCGGGTTTCGGGTTGA
- a CDS encoding sodium:solute symporter family protein: METWLTALIVCGLYLIITLITGLLTGRNISKSVTGFVAGDRSMNVVVLYFVMGASIFSAFAFLGGPGWAYSRGAAAYYIIAYGIVGIIPLYFFGPKTRRIGAKLGFVTQAELLSHRYGSRLLSVMLALLSIIVFIPYLTLQMKGAGYILETISDGYIPDWVGALITYSIVLIYVFRSGVMGIGWTNAFQGVFMMIIAWFLGLYLPNKLYGGVGPMFEQLAAGEWNDMLAAPGLTSSGAPWDWWGFSSAVVVSAFGFSMWPHLFMKSYAAKSDRSLRLTVVLYPTFQIFLVPILLIGFSGIIAFAGVSPADTIVPHILKQESIGLSGWIVGLVCAGTLAASMSSGDAILHAAASIGIRDGVNKMYPDLLNDQQQRKWIQVLIIVISAIAYYFAVFSEVGIVQLLLGSYGGVAQIFPLIFAAFYWPRGNGKGAVAGLVAGLVVNMFFLIQPEFKPFPMHEGIYGLLANILVFVTVSLLTPPEPLEKLKLYTHLAEEEAPAAV; this comes from the coding sequence ATGGAAACGTGGCTCACGGCCCTCATCGTTTGCGGCCTCTATCTCATAATTACACTAATCACGGGCCTTTTAACCGGTCGTAACATTTCAAAAAGTGTAACCGGATTTGTAGCCGGCGACCGGTCGATGAATGTGGTTGTCCTTTATTTTGTAATGGGGGCTTCAATTTTTTCTGCATTTGCCTTCCTGGGCGGCCCCGGTTGGGCTTATTCGCGTGGCGCAGCCGCGTATTATATCATTGCATACGGTATTGTCGGCATCATTCCACTCTACTTCTTCGGCCCCAAAACACGGCGTATAGGCGCGAAGCTTGGCTTTGTTACCCAAGCAGAACTCTTGAGCCACCGGTATGGCAGCAGACTGCTTTCGGTAATGCTCGCCCTGCTCAGCATTATTGTTTTTATCCCGTACCTGACCCTGCAAATGAAAGGGGCCGGCTACATCCTGGAAACCATTTCTGATGGCTATATCCCCGACTGGGTAGGTGCGCTAATTACCTACAGCATCGTGCTCATTTACGTATTCAGGAGCGGTGTGATGGGCATTGGGTGGACCAACGCGTTCCAGGGTGTTTTCATGATGATCATTGCCTGGTTCCTCGGACTCTATCTCCCCAACAAGCTCTATGGTGGCGTTGGTCCCATGTTCGAGCAACTGGCAGCCGGTGAGTGGAATGATATGCTGGCAGCCCCCGGTCTTACAAGCAGCGGCGCACCATGGGATTGGTGGGGATTTAGTTCTGCCGTAGTGGTCTCAGCATTTGGTTTTTCGATGTGGCCCCACTTGTTCATGAAAAGCTATGCTGCAAAAAGCGATCGTTCGCTTCGCCTGACCGTTGTGCTGTACCCCACCTTTCAGATTTTCCTCGTACCCATTCTGCTGATTGGATTCTCTGGCATCATTGCATTTGCTGGTGTATCTCCGGCAGACACCATTGTCCCCCATATCCTGAAACAGGAGTCCATCGGGCTTTCAGGTTGGATCGTAGGCCTTGTCTGCGCCGGCACCCTTGCAGCTTCGATGTCTTCTGGCGACGCCATTTTGCACGCAGCTGCATCCATTGGTATCCGCGACGGCGTGAACAAAATGTATCCCGACTTGCTAAATGACCAACAGCAACGCAAGTGGATTCAAGTGTTAATTATTGTAATTAGCGCCATTGCGTACTACTTCGCAGTATTTTCTGAAGTAGGCATTGTGCAGCTGTTACTGGGATCTTATGGCGGAGTGGCACAGATTTTTCCGTTAATTTTTGCGGCATTCTATTGGCCCCGCGGCAATGGAAAAGGCGCTGTTGCCGGCCTGGTGGCAGGACTGGTGGTGAACATGTTCTTCCTTATCCAGCCTGAATTCAAGCCGTTTCCCATGCATGAGGGCAT
- a CDS encoding class IV adenylate cyclase has translation MPDIKIIEFKAYCADHAPLREILSEKQARYVGEDHQIDTYFKVPAGRLKLREGSIERKLIFYSRANQAGPKRSDVLLFPVEKPFSVALRKLLSRALGVLAVVDKRRHIYFIDNIKIHLDEVDGLGQFVEVEAIDEEGSRTEASLAAQCDQMKASFAVADIDLIALSYSDMMLAK, from the coding sequence ATGCCGGACATCAAGATTATCGAGTTCAAAGCCTACTGCGCAGATCATGCGCCTTTGCGCGAAATTTTGTCTGAGAAGCAGGCCCGGTATGTCGGGGAAGATCATCAAATCGACACGTACTTCAAGGTACCGGCCGGCCGACTGAAGTTACGGGAAGGGTCCATCGAGCGGAAACTCATTTTCTACAGTCGGGCAAATCAGGCCGGCCCCAAACGGTCGGACGTACTGCTTTTTCCCGTAGAGAAGCCGTTCTCTGTTGCCCTCCGCAAGCTGTTGTCACGGGCGTTGGGTGTGCTTGCCGTTGTAGACAAACGCCGACACATCTACTTCATCGACAACATCAAAATACATTTGGATGAGGTAGACGGGCTTGGGCAATTTGTTGAGGTTGAAGCCATCGATGAAGAAGGGTCTCGGACAGAAGCTTCTCTTGCTGCACAGTGCGATCAAATGAAAGCCAGCTTTGCTGTAGCAGATATAGACCTCATCGCCCTCTCTTACAGCGACATGATGCTTGCAAAATAA